A single Thermoanaerobacterium sp. RBIITD DNA region contains:
- a CDS encoding DUF2703 domain-containing protein, which yields MQVSFLYFEGCPNSEPALKLLKEVLLEKGFKEDIDIIKINSEEDANRYNFLGSPSIHVNGTDIEKERKNDEPLYGCRVYKTKNGYSGIPSKKMILNAINEALIYKNQLI from the coding sequence ATGCAAGTAAGTTTTTTATATTTCGAAGGATGTCCTAATTCAGAACCTGCATTAAAGCTATTAAAGGAAGTTTTATTAGAGAAAGGTTTTAAAGAAGATATTGATATTATAAAAATAAATTCTGAAGAAGATGCAAATAGATACAATTTTTTAGGTTCACCATCAATTCATGTAAATGGTACAGATATAGAAAAAGAGAGAAAAAATGACGAGCCTCTTTATGGTTGCAGGGTATATAAAACCAAAAATGGATATTCAGGTATACCTTCTAAGAAAATGATATTAAATGCTATAAATGAAGCATTAATATATAAAAATCAATTAATTTAA
- the ltrA gene encoding group II intron reverse transcriptase/maturase produces MHINNKIASEGQLKERLDLIYAKSKEGRSFHGLYELAFNPITIVTAIHNIKANKGSSTPGVDKNNINYYLQMPYQELIELVQNTAKNYQPQPVRRIYIPKKNGKKRPLGIPTMLDRIIQECIHIVIEPVCEAKFYPHSYGFRPYRATKHAIADIINNINKAKKDVPKYAIEGDIKGCFDNINHRILLNKCYRIGIHDKRILMLIKQMLKAGYIETDLKHLTELGTPQGGIISPILANIYLNNFDWTIGRMYQEPKQQYQRLNHDRARLKNQGTIPKYLVRYADDWIIMTTTEKEANRLLKYLRKYFKHKLKLELSEEKTIITDMTQKYVKFLGFLIQADYKRPSPDNPHPTKLVGKSRPDFKKVKEQVKIINKEIRKLKDVPKELDRAIQIEKVNSMIIGMAEYWKTGICSNTYQYIDNKIYRCAFRTFQKLYPKTYMEHQVELEKLANRPQRHQGYKTKTFAVKVKDQYIGITKTFITHSQWTKYPFNQKMTPYTEEGRNLYLKQFKKKEKVPLDRPPLYDIKTLIHHKNNKLYNFEYFMNREYAYNRDKGKCRICGKWLEKCNMECHHIQPQLKSDKVNKVPNLAWLCEQCHHIVHGSPIPSNYTDRQKVKINKFRELLQAGNSGDTNACPRKGD; encoded by the coding sequence ATGCATATAAACAACAAGATTGCAAGTGAAGGACAGCTTAAAGAAAGGCTTGATTTAATTTACGCTAAAAGTAAAGAAGGAAGAAGCTTTCATGGACTTTATGAATTGGCATTTAATCCTATAACGATAGTCACAGCCATACACAACATCAAAGCCAACAAAGGTTCTAGCACTCCCGGTGTGGATAAAAACAACATAAACTATTACTTGCAAATGCCATATCAGGAACTCATAGAACTTGTGCAAAACACAGCTAAAAACTACCAGCCACAACCAGTCAGAAGGATATATATTCCTAAAAAGAATGGCAAGAAGAGACCGCTGGGTATTCCTACCATGTTAGACAGAATAATTCAGGAATGTATCCACATAGTCATAGAACCTGTTTGTGAGGCAAAATTTTATCCTCACAGTTATGGTTTTAGACCTTATCGTGCTACCAAACATGCAATAGCTGATATCATTAATAACATCAACAAGGCCAAAAAGGATGTACCTAAATATGCAATAGAAGGCGATATCAAAGGTTGCTTTGACAACATCAACCATCGCATATTATTAAACAAATGCTATCGCATAGGTATACATGATAAACGAATATTGATGCTAATTAAACAAATGCTCAAGGCTGGTTATATAGAAACAGACCTTAAACACCTAACAGAACTAGGAACGCCACAAGGTGGTATTATATCACCAATCTTAGCGAATATATATCTAAACAATTTTGACTGGACCATTGGTAGAATGTATCAGGAACCAAAGCAACAATATCAAAGACTAAACCATGATAGAGCAAGACTTAAGAATCAGGGCACAATACCAAAGTACCTAGTCAGATACGCTGACGATTGGATAATAATGACAACGACTGAAAAAGAAGCCAACAGACTGTTAAAGTATCTCCGGAAATACTTTAAGCATAAGCTTAAACTTGAACTTTCCGAAGAAAAGACGATCATAACGGATATGACACAAAAATATGTCAAATTTTTAGGCTTCCTTATACAGGCGGACTATAAGCGGCCATCTCCGGACAATCCACATCCTACCAAGCTCGTAGGTAAATCAAGACCTGACTTCAAGAAAGTCAAAGAGCAGGTCAAAATAATCAATAAGGAGATACGTAAATTGAAAGATGTACCTAAAGAGCTTGACAGAGCCATCCAAATTGAGAAGGTTAACTCTATGATTATAGGCATGGCAGAATATTGGAAAACAGGAATATGCAGCAACACTTATCAATATATCGACAATAAAATATATCGCTGTGCATTCCGAACTTTCCAAAAGCTCTATCCTAAAACGTATATGGAACATCAAGTTGAACTGGAAAAATTGGCAAACAGACCGCAGAGACATCAAGGCTACAAGACCAAAACATTTGCGGTCAAAGTTAAAGACCAGTACATTGGCATCACCAAAACATTTATCACTCATAGCCAGTGGACAAAATATCCGTTCAACCAAAAGATGACGCCATATACGGAAGAAGGCAGAAACCTGTATTTAAAGCAGTTTAAAAAGAAAGAGAAAGTACCTTTGGATAGACCGCCACTATACGATATAAAGACTCTAATACACCACAAAAATAATAAACTATATAATTTTGAATATTTTATGAATAGAGAATACGCCTATAATCGTGATAAAGGCAAATGCAGGATATGCGGAAAATGGCTGGAAAAATGCAACATGGAATGTCATCATATCCAACCACAACTAAAATCTGATAAGGTAAACAAGGTGCCTAACCTAGCATGGTTGTGCGAACAATGCCATCATATTGTACATGGAAGTCCAATTCCAAGCAACTATACGGATAGACAGAAAGTGAAAATCAATAAATTCAGAGAATTATTGCAAGCAGGTAATAGTGGCGACACTAACGCCTGTCCCCGTAAAGGCGACTAA
- the murB gene encoding UDP-N-acetylmuramate dehydrogenase: MIDIINKFKGIISEENIFINEPMSRHTSFRIGGPADLLLIPQNRDELINVLNVIRNDNIPYYILGNGTNIIVSDKGIRGVVVKLTAMRKISIIGETIISETGALLSAIANAALDNELTGFEFASGIPGTLGGAVTMNAGAYGPEIKDVIGMVEVIDGKGNIYELENGKMRFAYRSSAIQIDKLIALRAWINLKKGNYKDIRAKMDELNGLRRMKQPLEYPSAGSVFKRPEGYYAGKLIQDAGLRGYMIGGAQVSEKHCGFIINKGNATAEDVLKLIEHIQKEVKNKFGVELQTEVRIVGEK; the protein is encoded by the coding sequence GTGATAGATATTATTAACAAATTTAAAGGGATAATATCAGAAGAGAACATTTTTATAAATGAACCAATGTCAAGGCACACTTCATTTAGAATAGGGGGACCTGCCGATTTACTTTTGATACCGCAAAATAGGGATGAATTGATAAATGTACTTAATGTCATTAGAAATGACAATATACCTTATTACATACTTGGCAATGGAACAAATATTATAGTTTCTGATAAAGGTATAAGAGGTGTAGTAGTTAAATTGACTGCCATGAGAAAGATATCAATTATTGGTGAAACAATAATCTCCGAGACAGGTGCATTATTATCAGCAATCGCAAATGCAGCCCTTGACAACGAGCTTACAGGGTTTGAATTTGCTAGTGGTATACCCGGTACACTCGGTGGGGCTGTTACAATGAATGCTGGTGCATATGGTCCTGAAATAAAGGATGTGATAGGGATGGTAGAGGTCATTGATGGAAAGGGAAATATTTATGAACTTGAAAATGGCAAAATGAGATTTGCCTATAGAAGTAGTGCTATACAGATAGACAAATTGATTGCATTAAGAGCATGGATAAATTTAAAAAAAGGCAATTACAAAGACATAAGAGCCAAAATGGATGAATTAAACGGTCTAAGAAGGATGAAGCAACCATTGGAATATCCAAGTGCTGGTAGTGTATTTAAAAGACCTGAGGGATATTATGCGGGTAAATTGATACAGGATGCTGGCTTAAGGGGTTATATGATAGGTGGTGCACAAGTATCCGAAAAACACTGCGGTTTTATAATAAATAAAGGAAATGCAACAGCAGAAGATGTATTAAAATTAATTGAACATATACAAAAGGAAGTAAAAAATAAATTTGGAGTGGAGTTGCAAACAGAAGTAAGAATTGTAGGGGAGAAATAG
- a CDS encoding PHP domain-containing protein produces the protein MKIFADYHTHTIFSHGHGTIEENVKAALKKGLKEIAITDHGPGHIFFGLRRPNYKKMRDEIDRLNERYPDIKVLMGVEANLISLDGDIDVDDELMRYLDILLMGYHTGVAPKDIYNGFNMFGKNTMIKLIKSLRPVIRKQNTDAMIKAINKHKIDIITHPGAKVDIDTERLAAAAKSRGTSLEINSGHGYMTVEYVKIAKAAGAKFVINSDAHTVERIGDFERGLEIAKKAGLTVNDIINAEV, from the coding sequence ATGAAAATATTTGCCGATTATCATACACATACGATATTTAGCCATGGCCATGGTACTATAGAAGAAAATGTCAAAGCTGCTTTGAAGAAGGGATTAAAAGAAATTGCTATTACAGACCATGGCCCAGGTCATATATTTTTCGGTTTAAGAAGGCCCAATTACAAAAAAATGAGAGACGAGATTGATAGGCTTAATGAAAGATATCCTGATATTAAAGTACTTATGGGAGTTGAAGCAAATTTAATAAGTCTAGATGGAGATATCGACGTAGATGACGAATTGATGAGATATTTAGATATTTTGCTTATGGGTTATCATACGGGGGTTGCACCAAAGGATATCTATAATGGATTTAACATGTTTGGCAAAAATACAATGATAAAATTAATAAAATCTTTAAGGCCTGTAATAAGGAAACAGAATACGGATGCAATGATTAAGGCAATAAATAAGCATAAAATAGACATTATTACACATCCTGGTGCAAAAGTCGATATAGATACTGAAAGGCTTGCAGCGGCGGCAAAATCAAGAGGGACTTCCCTTGAAATTAATTCAGGTCATGGTTATATGACTGTAGAATATGTAAAAATTGCAAAGGCTGCAGGGGCAAAATTCGTAATAAATAGCGATGCACATACGGTAGAACGTATAGGAGATTTTGAAAGAGGTTTAGAAATAGCAAAAAAAGCAGGGCTTACAGTAAATGATATAATAAATGCGGAGGTGTGA
- the rapZ gene encoding RNase adapter RapZ, whose translation MRFVIITGLSGAGKSQALKAMEDIGFFCIDNFPPALIPKLADLFYESKDIDKVALGMDLRGGQLFKDIFSALDYLKKNKYDYEIIFLEASNETLIKRFKETRRKHPLSDGGSVITGINDERQKLIDIRRMANSIIDTTNLTAAQLKQELFNIFIEGRKFKGIIVNVMSFGFKYGIPLDADLVFDVRFLPNPYYIDELRLLTGNDKKVRDYVMKWEEAKQFLNKLEDMIEFLLPFYIREGKSQLVIAIGCTGGKHRSITIANVLYELLKKRDYTVVITHRDIGEE comes from the coding sequence GTGAGATTTGTTATAATTACAGGCTTATCAGGTGCTGGGAAAAGCCAGGCATTAAAAGCAATGGAAGATATAGGATTTTTTTGCATTGATAATTTTCCACCTGCACTAATACCCAAGTTAGCAGACTTATTCTATGAATCGAAAGATATTGATAAAGTTGCCCTTGGTATGGATTTGCGTGGCGGACAGTTATTTAAGGATATTTTCTCAGCACTCGATTATCTTAAAAAGAACAAATATGACTATGAGATTATATTTTTAGAAGCTTCGAATGAGACATTGATTAAAAGATTTAAAGAGACCAGAAGAAAGCATCCATTGTCAGACGGGGGTTCAGTTATAACTGGTATAAATGATGAAAGACAGAAGTTAATCGATATAAGGCGTATGGCAAACAGTATAATTGATACGACAAACTTAACTGCTGCACAGCTCAAACAAGAATTATTCAATATATTTATAGAAGGCAGAAAATTTAAAGGAATTATAGTTAACGTTATGTCATTTGGTTTTAAATATGGAATACCACTTGATGCTGATCTTGTATTTGATGTTAGATTTTTACCAAATCCGTATTATATTGATGAATTAAGACTATTGACCGGCAATGATAAAAAGGTAAGAGATTATGTAATGAAGTGGGAAGAAGCTAAGCAATTTCTTAACAAATTAGAAGATATGATTGAATTCTTATTGCCCTTTTATATAAGAGAGGGGAAGTCACAGCTTGTAATAGCTATAGGGTGTACAGGCGGTAAGCATAGGTCTATAACGATAGCAAATGTACTTTATGAATTATTAAAAAAGAGAGATTATACTGTTGTTATTACCCATAGG